From Myotis daubentonii chromosome 15, mMyoDau2.1, whole genome shotgun sequence, one genomic window encodes:
- the LOC132216082 gene encoding zinc finger protein 883-like isoform X2 yields MAAPPLRRRAEVGVTFEDIALYFSREEWSLLDEGQRQLYLNVMLENFELISSLGCCCGTEIMEAKTEQKVSVRVSQARNPKLALSSRKSHPCESCGLVLENIFQVMELQGTQRRPILLRCGSCDKRFYFCAKFQQQHVTEKTFIRGVERISLANSCNFNVSQNHFTCGEVGQGIFMESGPLHLKAIQTRDSPTAVSTCGMTFQRRKKYYNRKECKGDISCTHTVIQEKGVHLGSWGFGSSECGKFFTKCSSFHYQQRGHTGEKPYECSECGKTFARSNGLCYHQRVHTGEKPFKCSECGKSFARSEALRYHRRVHRGEKPYKCSECGKSFTLKSNLRYHQTVHTGEKPYKCIECGKAYTTSTNLCCHQRVHTGERPYQCSECRKSFTTNTQLRSHQRVHTGEKPYKCSECGKSFTYSSGLQYHQRVHSGEKPYQCSECGKSFIAKADFHQHQRVHTGEKPYKCSECGKSYTTSSDLYCHQRVHTGEKPYMCSECGKSFARSNALRYHQRVHTGEKPYKCSECGKCFKSINGLQYHQRVHTGEKPYQCIECGKSFTSKNILHQHKRVHTREKSYKCTECGKSYKGRSGLLYHRRVHNGESPYECN; encoded by the exons ATGGCGGCGCCCCCGCTGAGGAGACGGGCTGAG GTTGGCGTGACCTTTGAGGACATTGCCCtgtacttctccagggaggaatggagcctccttgatgagggtcagagacagctgtacctgaatgtgatgctggagaactttgaACTTATATCCTCCCTGG GTTGCTGCTGTGGAACAGAAATTATGGAGGCAAAGACTGAACAGAAGGTTTCAGTAAGAGTGTCACAGGCAAGGAATCCCAAGTTAGCCTTGTCATCCCGCAAGAGCCACCCCTGTGAGAGTTGTGGGCTCGTCTTGGAGAACATTTTCCAGGTGATGGAGCTGCAGGGAACACAACGCAGACCGATACTATTGAGGTGTGGGTCGTGTGATAAACGATTTTATTTCTGTGCAAAATTTCAACAGCAGCATGTGACAGAGAAGACTTTCATTAGAGGTGTGGAGAGGATCTCACTTGCAAATAGCTGCAATTTCAATGTGTCCCAGAATCATTTCACATGCGGGGAGGTTGGGCAGGGTATCTTTATGGAATCAGGACCTCTGCACCTAAAGGCTATTCAGACCAGGGACAGTCCAACTGCAGTTTCCACGTGTGGGATGACgtttcaaaggagaaaaaaatattacaatagaAAAGAATGTAAGGGAGACATTAGTTGCACCCACACTGTTATTCAGGAAAAAGGTGTCCATCTTGGAAGTTGGGGTTTTGGGTCCTCTGAATGTGGAAAATTTTTTACCAAATGTTCTAGCTTTCATTATCAACAGAgaggtcacactggagaaaagccttatgaatgtagtgaatgtgggaaaacttttGCACGGAGCAATGGCCTCTGTTATCATCAGAgggttcatacaggagaaaagccttttaaatgcagtgaatgtggaaaatcttttgcACGGAGCGAGGCCCTTCGTTATCATCGGAGAGTTCATagaggagaaaagccttataaatgcagtgaatgtgggaaatcttttaccctgAAATCTAACCTTCGTTATCATCAGacagttcatacaggagaaaagccttataaatgtattgaatgtgggaaagcttatACCACTAGCACTAATCTTTGTTGTCATCAGAGAGTGCACACTGGAGAGAGgccttatcaatgcagtgaatgtagaaaatcttttaccactaaCACCCAGCTTCGtagtcatcagagagttcacactggagaaaagccttataaatgtagtgaatgtggaaaatccttTACATATAGCAGTGGTCTCCagtatcatcagagagttcattctggagaaaagccttatcagTGCAGTGAGTGTGGAAAATCTTTTATCGCTAAGGCTGACTTTCAtcaacatcagagagttcatacgggagaaaagccttataaatgcagtgaatgtggaaaatcttatACCACTagtagtgacctttattgtcaTCAGCgtgttcacactggagaaaagccttatatgtgcagtgaatgtggaaaatcttttgcACGGAGCAACGCACTTcgttatcatcagagagttcatacgggagaaaagccttataaatgcagtgaatgtgggaaatgttttaaaagtatcaatggtctccaatatcatcagagagttcacactggagaaaagccttatcaatgtattgaatgtgggaaatcttttacctctAAGAACATCCTTCATCAACATAAGAGAGTTCATACAAGAGAAAAGTCTTATAAATGcactgaatgtgggaaatcttatAAAGGTAGAAGTGGTCTCCTATATCATCGGAGAGTTCACAATGGAGAAAGCCCTTATGAGTGCAATTAA
- the LOC132216082 gene encoding zinc finger protein 883-like isoform X3 has protein sequence MWENFELLSSLGCCCGEENVEATTEQKDSVRLSQARNPKVALSSHRSHPCESCGLILGNIFHVMELQGTQRRPILLRCGSCDKRFYFCAKFQQQHVTEKTFIRGVERISLANSCNFNVSQNHFTCGEVGQGIFMESGPLHLKAIQTRDSPTAVSTCGMTFQRRKKYYNRKECKGDISCTHTVIQEKGVHLGSWGFGSSECGKFFTKCSSFHYQQRGHTGEKPYECSECGKTFARSNGLCYHQRVHTGEKPFKCSECGKSFARSEALRYHRRVHRGEKPYKCSECGKSFTLKSNLRYHQTVHTGEKPYKCIECGKAYTTSTNLCCHQRVHTGERPYQCSECRKSFTTNTQLRSHQRVHTGEKPYKCSECGKSFTYSSGLQYHQRVHSGEKPYQCSECGKSFIAKADFHQHQRVHTGEKPYKCSECGKSYTTSSDLYCHQRVHTGEKPYMCSECGKSFARSNALRYHQRVHTGEKPYKCSECGKCFKSINGLQYHQRVHTGEKPYQCIECGKSFTSKNILHQHKRVHTREKSYKCTECGKSYKGRSGLLYHRRVHNGESPYECN, from the exons gtTGCTGCTGTGGAGAAGAGAATGTGGAGGCAACGACTGAACAGAAGGATTCTGTAAGATTGTCACAGGCAAGGAATCCCAAGGTAGCCTTGTCATCCCACAGGAGCCACCCCTGTGAGAGTTGTGGGCTCATCTTGGGAAACATTTTCCAC GTGATGGAGCTGCAGGGAACACAACGCAGACCGATACTATTGAGGTGTGGGTCGTGTGATAAACGATTTTATTTCTGTGCAAAATTTCAACAGCAGCATGTGACAGAGAAGACTTTCATTAGAGGTGTGGAGAGGATCTCACTTGCAAATAGCTGCAATTTCAATGTGTCCCAGAATCATTTCACATGCGGGGAGGTTGGGCAGGGTATCTTTATGGAATCAGGACCTCTGCACCTAAAGGCTATTCAGACCAGGGACAGTCCAACTGCAGTTTCCACGTGTGGGATGACgtttcaaaggagaaaaaaatattacaatagaAAAGAATGTAAGGGAGACATTAGTTGCACCCACACTGTTATTCAGGAAAAAGGTGTCCATCTTGGAAGTTGGGGTTTTGGGTCCTCTGAATGTGGAAAATTTTTTACCAAATGTTCTAGCTTTCATTATCAACAGAgaggtcacactggagaaaagccttatgaatgtagtgaatgtgggaaaacttttGCACGGAGCAATGGCCTCTGTTATCATCAGAgggttcatacaggagaaaagccttttaaatgcagtgaatgtggaaaatcttttgcACGGAGCGAGGCCCTTCGTTATCATCGGAGAGTTCATagaggagaaaagccttataaatgcagtgaatgtgggaaatcttttaccctgAAATCTAACCTTCGTTATCATCAGacagttcatacaggagaaaagccttataaatgtattgaatgtgggaaagcttatACCACTAGCACTAATCTTTGTTGTCATCAGAGAGTGCACACTGGAGAGAGgccttatcaatgcagtgaatgtagaaaatcttttaccactaaCACCCAGCTTCGtagtcatcagagagttcacactggagaaaagccttataaatgtagtgaatgtggaaaatccttTACATATAGCAGTGGTCTCCagtatcatcagagagttcattctggagaaaagccttatcagTGCAGTGAGTGTGGAAAATCTTTTATCGCTAAGGCTGACTTTCAtcaacatcagagagttcatacgggagaaaagccttataaatgcagtgaatgtggaaaatcttatACCACTagtagtgacctttattgtcaTCAGCgtgttcacactggagaaaagccttatatgtgcagtgaatgtggaaaatcttttgcACGGAGCAACGCACTTcgttatcatcagagagttcatacgggagaaaagccttataaatgcagtgaatgtgggaaatgttttaaaagtatcaatggtctccaatatcatcagagagttcacactggagaaaagccttatcaatgtattgaatgtgggaaatcttttacctctAAGAACATCCTTCATCAACATAAGAGAGTTCATACAAGAGAAAAGTCTTATAAATGcactgaatgtgggaaatcttatAAAGGTAGAAGTGGTCTCCTATATCATCGGAGAGTTCACAATGGAGAAAGCCCTTATGAGTGCAATTAA
- the LOC132216113 gene encoding zinc finger protein 660-like, which produces MAAPPLRRRAEVGVTFEDIALYFSREEWSLLDEGQRQLYLNVMLENFELTSSLGCCCGAENVEAATKQKISVKLSQERIPQLSLSSQKSHPCESCGFVWGNIFHMMELQGTQYRQILLRCGACEKQFYFSAKCHQQHVREKTSIRGVERISLANSFNFKVSQNHFTCGEVGQGIHSWSGHHLMATQTRDRPNGISKCGVKFQRRKKNYTRKEYNKVIGCNHTFIQDKCFHAGSQCFLCCECGNYFTKFSSFHYQQRVHTGENPYECSEYGNTVTNSSGLRCHQRVDTEERPYQCSECGNSFTSNTTLHRHQRVHTGEKPFQCSECGKSFTTMHSLHCHQRLHTGESPYECSECGKSFTRSSSLCNHQSIHTGERRYACSECPKSFATSTDLVRHQRVHTGEKPYKCSECGKSFASSSCLRCHQRVHTGEKPSKCSECGKSFTTSSDLRRHQRVHTGEKPYKCSQCGKSFTTSSYLRCHQRVHTGEKPYKCSECAKSFMTSSEVRRHERVHTGEKPYKCSECEKSFTTWNGLHYHHQFHTAERPS; this is translated from the coding sequence GTTGCTGCTGTGGAGCAGAGAATGTGGAGGCAGCGACTAAACAGAAGATTTCTGTAAAATTGTCACAGGAAAGGATTCCACAGTTATCCTTGTCTTCCCAGAAGAGCCACCCCTGTGAGAGTTGTGGATTTGTTTGGGGAAACATTTTCCACATGATGGAGCTGCAGGGAACACAATACAGACAGATACTGTTGAGGTGTGGGGCAtgtgaaaaacaattttatttcagTGCAAAATGTCACCAGCAGCATGTGAGAGAGAAGACTTCCATTAGAGGCGTGGAAAGGATCTCACTTGCAAATAGCTTCAATTTCAAGGTGTCTCAAAATCATTTCACCTGTGGGGAGGTTGGTCAGGGTAtacattcctggtcaggacatcaCCTAATGGCTACTCAGACCAGGGACAGGCCAAATGGTATTTCGAAGTGTGGGGTAAAgtttcaaaggagaaaaaaaaactacacaagaaAAGAATATAACAAAGTCATTGGCTGCAATCACACGTTTATACAGGATAAATGTTTCCATGCTGGAAGTCAGTGTTTTCTGTGCTGTGAATGTGGAAATTATTTTACCAAATTTTCTAGCTTTCATTATCaacagagagttcacactggagaaaacccttatgagtgcagtgaataTGGGAATACTGTTACCAATAGCAGTGGCCTTCGTTGTCATCAGAGAGTTGACACTGAAGAAAGGCCTTatcagtgcagtgaatgtgggaattCTTTTACCAGTAACACTACCCTTCatcgtcatcagagagttcacactggagaaaagcctttccaatgtagtgaatgtgggaaatcttttacgaCAATGCATAGCCTTCATTGTCAtcagagacttcacactggagaaagtccttatgagtgcagtgaatgtgggaaatcttttacccggAGCAGTAGCCTCTGTAATCATCAAAGTATACACACTGGCGAAAGGCGTTACGCATGCAGTGAATGTCCAAAATCTTTTGCCACTAGCACTGATCTTGttcgtcatcagagagttcacactggagaaaagccttataaatgcagtgaatgcgGGAAATCTTTTGCCAGTAGTAGTTGCCTTCGGTgtcaccagagagttcacactggagaaaagccttctaaatgcagtgaatgtgggaaatcttttaccactagCAGTGATCTTCGccgtcatcagagagttcatactggagaaaagccttataaatgcagtcaGTGCGGGAAATCCTTTACCACTAGCAGTTATCTTCgttgtcatcagagagttcacacaggagaaaagccttataagtgCAGTGAATGTGCGAAATCTTTTATGACTAGCAGTGAGGTTCGGCGTCAtgagagagttcacactggagaaaagccttataaatgcagtgaatgtgagAAATCTTTTACCACTTGGAATGGCCTCCATTATCATCACCAATTTCATACTGCAGAAAGGCCTTCctaa
- the LOC132216082 gene encoding zinc finger protein 669-like isoform X4, with product MESHQAEPMEAQRRHLPLAASEGRDYSSPGEVLPFQASQSLRFSWSHSPVEKAGEYCSPPHSPWSEPPVVLTVGIEARSHRRNHTRAETRTAIPAAASTPARLSPQRAMAAPPLRRRAEVGVTFEDIALYFSREEWSLLDEGQRQLYLNVMLENFELISSLVTKGYNNRGMI from the exons ATGGAAAGCCACCAGGCTGAGccaatggaggctcagagaaggcatTTGCCTTTGGCCGCTTCTGAAGGGCGGGACTATAGTTCTCCTGGCGAGGTTTTGCCTTTTCAGGCTTCTCAGTCCCTTAGGTTTTCCTGGTCGCACAGTCCCGTGGAGAAGGCCGGGGAGTATTGCTCCCCGCCTCACAGCCCATGGTCGGAGCCTCCAGTGGTGCTCACAGTTGGGATTGAAGCTCGGAGTCACCGCCGGAACCACACCAGGGCCGAGACTAGAACCGCCATTCCTGCAGCGGCTTCTACTCCCGCCCGGCTCAGCCCACAGAGGGCAATGGCGGCGCCCCCGCTGAGGAGACGGGCTGAG GTTGGCGTGACCTTTGAGGACATTGCCCtgtacttctccagggaggaatggagcctccttgatgagggtcagagacagctgtacctgaatgtgatgctggagaactttgaACTTATATCCTCCCTGG